The Acidianus infernus genome window below encodes:
- a CDS encoding DUF211 domain-containing protein — MSIRRIVLDVLKPIKGTTIIDLAGKLTELEGIDGVNISVTDMDVETMGLMVVIEGSNINFEEVKKVLEEDGCAIHSIDEVAAGNRLVEGRKGK, encoded by the coding sequence GTGAGTATAAGAAGGATTGTTCTTGACGTTTTAAAACCAATTAAAGGTACAACAATAATAGATTTAGCCGGTAAACTAACTGAACTAGAAGGAATAGATGGAGTTAATATTAGCGTAACAGACATGGACGTAGAAACTATGGGTTTAATGGTAGTTATAGAAGGATCTAATATAAATTTTGAAGAAGTAAAAAAGGTCTTAGAAGAGGACGGTTGTGCAATACATAGTATAGATGAAGTTGCAGCAGGAAATAGATTAGTAGAAGGAAGGAAAGGAAAATGA
- the hisC gene encoding histidinol-phosphate transaminase, whose translation MYKKFLNLFPPFYQGFRIAPTEIPKWLKEAKEYDYSDIKEGIRLHLNESPYSPPNFIIQEVEKYLSQGNRYQHPDLTSRFKELAAEYNKVEPSNIFPTPGGDGALRAIFYNFLNPGDTVTYNFPSYSMYSVYSAVRGLKVNKINLVEDGDWWKEDIDKLLDFAKKSKLVVIDDPNNPTGSPMLKANKDLISILAESINGFLVLDEAYYEFSGYTAASLVNEYPNVMIVRTLSKAFSLASYRVGYLIANKEVVDALTKTSTPFDVALPSLIAGITALENPSYARKIVNEITENREYLYSSLKKLGLKVYKSVTNFLFVKDNRDLLNPLMERKIAIRKPIDGFYRITVGTREQCEILVKALGEILESGDSKQR comes from the coding sequence TTGTACAAAAAATTTTTAAATTTATTTCCACCTTTTTACCAAGGGTTTCGTATTGCACCAACCGAAATACCTAAATGGCTAAAGGAAGCTAAAGAATACGATTATAGTGATATAAAAGAAGGAATAAGACTTCATTTAAATGAATCTCCATATTCTCCACCCAATTTTATAATTCAAGAAGTGGAAAAGTACCTATCTCAAGGTAATAGATATCAACACCCAGATTTAACTTCTAGGTTTAAGGAATTAGCTGCAGAATATAATAAGGTAGAACCATCTAATATTTTCCCTACACCTGGAGGAGACGGAGCTTTAAGGGCTATTTTCTATAATTTCCTAAATCCTGGAGATACTGTAACTTACAATTTCCCATCATATAGTATGTATTCAGTTTACTCTGCAGTTCGTGGACTAAAGGTAAATAAAATAAACCTAGTAGAAGACGGAGATTGGTGGAAGGAAGATATAGATAAACTTCTAGATTTTGCTAAAAAGTCAAAATTAGTAGTAATAGACGATCCAAATAACCCTACTGGTTCGCCTATGTTAAAGGCTAATAAAGATTTGATATCCATACTCGCTGAGAGCATAAATGGGTTCCTAGTTTTAGACGAAGCGTATTATGAGTTCTCAGGTTATACTGCAGCTTCGTTAGTAAATGAATATCCAAACGTTATGATAGTGAGAACTTTAAGTAAAGCGTTCTCTTTAGCTTCTTATAGAGTTGGCTATCTTATCGCAAATAAAGAAGTAGTAGATGCTTTGACAAAAACTTCTACACCTTTTGACGTTGCTTTACCTTCATTAATAGCTGGAATAACTGCCTTAGAAAATCCATCTTATGCGAGAAAAATAGTAAACGAGATTACTGAGAACAGAGAATATCTATATTCATCTCTTAAAAAATTAGGTTTAAAGGTATACAAGTCTGTTACAAATTTCCTCTTTGTTAAGGATAATAGAGATTTATTAAATCCCTTAATGGAAAGAAAAATAGCTATTAGGAAACCAATTGATGGATTTTATAGAATAACTGTGGGAACTAGAGAACAATGTGAAATTTTAGTTAAAGCTCTGGGTGAGATTCTTGAAAGTGGCGATTCCAAACAAAGGTAG
- a CDS encoding NAD(P)/FAD-dependent oxidoreductase, with translation MGGGLAGLLFGYKNKDKEEKILIFDRKRFPGKKCTGIISYSTFQKLEIPREFVDRDFKEIEIVINNKYSIFIKTHVLRLNREKLEKWLDQELKVIRPVNAEIRNEKEVVVNSNVYHGKVIDCSGWKGKAKWIKAIEEVREPLPEMDKIRVFIDSKNPGGFSWIVPLPDKTLVGSLSYSNPKLFLPAVDKRLIEIHGGSIPRVKPIKPQSSIIAFGDRTGLIKTFTGGGIFGIAELISSNNYAKTFSELSKEIRKQYYLTTLVEKSWRIWLSLARIYKDKTIRAEKEFDFHSMLLFSH, from the coding sequence GTGGGTGGAGGATTAGCAGGACTTTTATTTGGGTATAAAAATAAGGATAAGGAAGAAAAAATTCTTATTTTTGATAGAAAAAGATTTCCTGGTAAAAAATGTACTGGAATAATAAGCTACTCTACTTTTCAAAAACTAGAAATACCAAGAGAGTTCGTAGATAGAGATTTTAAAGAAATAGAGATAGTTATAAATAATAAATATTCAATTTTTATTAAAACCCACGTATTAAGGCTAAATAGGGAAAAATTAGAAAAATGGCTAGACCAAGAGTTAAAAGTTATTAGGCCAGTTAATGCGGAAATTAGGAACGAGAAGGAAGTAGTAGTAAATAGCAATGTATATCATGGGAAAGTAATCGATTGCTCCGGCTGGAAAGGAAAGGCTAAATGGATCAAAGCAATAGAGGAAGTAAGAGAGCCTTTGCCAGAAATGGATAAGATTAGAGTTTTTATTGATTCAAAAAATCCTGGAGGATTTTCGTGGATAGTACCTTTACCTGATAAAACTTTGGTAGGATCTTTATCTTACTCTAATCCTAAGCTGTTCTTACCAGCTGTGGATAAAAGATTAATTGAGATACACGGTGGTTCAATACCTAGAGTAAAGCCAATTAAACCTCAAAGTAGCATTATAGCCTTTGGAGATAGAACAGGATTAATAAAAACATTTACCGGCGGTGGAATATTTGGAATAGCTGAATTAATTTCCTCAAATAATTATGCTAAGACTTTTTCAGAATTATCCAAAGAAATAAGAAAACAGTACTATTTAACTACATTAGTGGAGAAAAGTTGGAGAATTTGGTTATCTTTAGCAAGAATTTACAAGGATAAAACAATAAGGGCAGAAAAGGAATTCGATTTTCATTCAATGCTTCTTTTCTCTCACTAA
- a CDS encoding PolB1-binding protein PBP2 family protein has translation MEKDIEIAEKYFRKYISVGEIIAVRDLKALGVKDPEKVIVELMNKGIIEKGEGCFNLVREKKH, from the coding sequence ATGGAAAAGGACATAGAAATTGCTGAGAAATATTTTAGAAAATATATTTCTGTTGGAGAAATTATTGCTGTCAGGGATTTAAAAGCACTAGGAGTTAAAGATCCAGAAAAAGTTATAGTTGAATTAATGAACAAGGGAATTATAGAAAAGGGCGAGGGATGTTTCAATTTAGTGAGAGAAAAGAAGCATTGA
- a CDS encoding TIGR00269 family protein, with product MICDVCKSREAVVYQPHTGRRLCKECFIEDIRQRVKKEAEKQGLLKASKILLAVSGGKDSLTLADTLASFIDPKRLVAFNIVEGISGYNRKEQAEKLRKYLDDLGIELISTSFKDSVGYTLDEMVSSARAKGLNISACTFCGGFRRKLINDAGRQVKADLVATGHNLDDEAQTVIVNILRGDVKRLVRLGDVPLKLSDKFVLRVKPLRKIYEWETTMYAFLKGFEFQEVECPYISARPTLRAKVRELLYLIEQQKPGSLLRIVEEFDKISELVRQHSPKEELPTCKICGEPTSYGREICKNCELMIQSGLLPQKYLRIS from the coding sequence ATGATTTGTGACGTTTGTAAATCTAGGGAGGCTGTAGTTTATCAGCCCCATACTGGGAGAAGATTATGTAAAGAATGTTTCATAGAGGATATAAGACAGAGAGTTAAGAAAGAAGCTGAGAAACAAGGCCTTCTAAAGGCTAGCAAGATTCTTTTAGCGGTTTCTGGTGGAAAAGATAGTCTGACTTTAGCAGACACATTGGCTAGTTTCATTGATCCTAAGAGGTTAGTGGCATTTAACATTGTGGAAGGTATTTCTGGATATAATAGGAAGGAACAGGCAGAGAAATTAAGAAAATACCTTGACGATCTTGGTATAGAATTAATATCAACCTCATTTAAGGATTCTGTGGGTTACACATTAGATGAGATGGTATCCTCGGCTAGAGCTAAAGGGCTAAATATATCAGCTTGCACTTTTTGTGGAGGATTTAGAAGAAAATTAATTAACGATGCAGGAAGACAAGTTAAAGCGGATCTGGTGGCTACTGGACATAATTTAGATGACGAGGCACAAACTGTTATAGTAAATATACTTAGAGGTGACGTTAAGAGATTAGTAAGATTAGGGGATGTACCTCTAAAGTTAAGCGATAAGTTTGTTTTAAGAGTCAAACCTCTAAGGAAGATTTATGAGTGGGAAACCACAATGTATGCTTTTCTAAAAGGATTTGAATTTCAGGAAGTCGAATGTCCTTACATTTCAGCCAGACCTACATTGAGAGCTAAGGTTAGGGAGTTACTTTATTTAATTGAACAGCAAAAACCCGGTAGTCTACTTAGGATTGTTGAAGAGTTTGATAAAATATCAGAGCTAGTAAGGCAACATTCTCCAAAAGAAGAATTACCTACTTGTAAGATTTGTGGAGAACCTACAAGTTATGGAAGAGAAATATGTAAAAATTGTGAATTAATGATACAATCTGGGCTTTTACCTCAGAAGTATTTGCGTATATCGTAA
- the speD gene encoding adenosylmethionine decarboxylase, with protein MMGINQEVPKVIGKQVYGSLYDCDEEVLKDVEKLKNIVINAAKIGNMTLLDVKAWKIGEGASVVAIVLESHITIHTWPEYKFATVDVYSCGAKSDPKKAFAYIVKELGAKRYSMNEADRSSDF; from the coding sequence ATGATGGGGATAAACCAAGAAGTACCAAAAGTTATAGGAAAACAAGTTTATGGGAGCTTATACGATTGTGATGAGGAAGTTTTAAAAGATGTAGAAAAACTGAAGAATATTGTAATAAATGCTGCTAAAATAGGTAACATGACCCTCCTTGACGTTAAGGCATGGAAAATCGGTGAAGGAGCTAGCGTTGTAGCTATAGTATTAGAAAGTCATATAACAATTCACACATGGCCTGAGTACAAATTTGCCACAGTTGACGTTTATTCCTGTGGCGCAAAGAGTGACCCCAAGAAAGCCTTTGCTTACATAGTAAAGGAACTTGGAGCAAAAAGGTATAGTATGAATGAGGCTGATAGATCATCGGACTTTTAA
- a CDS encoding cob(I)yrinic acid a,c-diamide adenosyltransferase, which produces MFTRTGDDGNTNVINKRVGKDSPLVNMLGDLDEVNSFLGLALAKLPWDDMKKDIEKIQYELFAIGEELSTGNIKITQENVKWLEERTIAYRKESGPVKLFVIPGGSEEASYLHVARSIVRRVERNAVKYSKEIEFDKWIIVYLNRLSSLLFSMAIVANKRKGIEERIYDIRKYF; this is translated from the coding sequence ATGTTCACAAGAACTGGAGACGACGGAAATACAAATGTAATAAATAAGAGAGTAGGTAAAGATTCCCCTTTAGTAAATATGTTAGGCGACTTAGATGAAGTAAATTCTTTCTTGGGCTTAGCCTTAGCTAAATTACCTTGGGACGATATGAAGAAAGACATTGAAAAAATTCAATATGAATTATTCGCAATAGGAGAAGAATTAAGTACTGGAAATATTAAAATAACTCAAGAGAACGTGAAATGGCTAGAAGAAAGGACAATAGCTTATAGAAAAGAGAGCGGACCAGTAAAGCTTTTTGTAATCCCTGGAGGCTCAGAAGAAGCTTCTTACCTTCATGTAGCCAGAAGCATAGTAAGAAGAGTAGAAAGGAACGCAGTTAAATATTCTAAAGAGATTGAATTTGACAAATGGATAATAGTTTATCTAAATAGACTATCTTCGCTCTTATTTTCCATGGCAATTGTAGCAAATAAGAGAAAAGGAATTGAAGAAAGAATTTACGATATACGCAAATACTTCTGA
- the leuS gene encoding leucine--tRNA ligase: MVNISQKWQKKWEESKIFESNPDSRKKFFTTVAFPYPNSPFHLGHGRTYTTADIYARYMRMKGYNVLFPMGFHYTGTPIITMADDVAKGEKEVIDIFKNIYEIPPDDIPKLSDPLFMANYFKEDIKKAMKELGLSIDWRREFTTIDPEFSSFIVWQFNKLQQQGYIVKDTHPVGWCPVHHLPVGMHDTKGDVEPDIGEYVLIYFESEKGILPVATLRPETIFGVVAVWVNPKVTYAITEIDGKRMIVTERAAFKLSFQIDNVKVLDKISGSDLIKLTAINPITGQSVPVLPGEFVDPDMATGVVMSVPAHAPFDYYYLKKVSPNTQIIPVIKVEGYGESPAAEVVEKEKPKNDADLKKLTELVYRAEYNKGKMRDDVLLRAKPEYRGELKDIVGLSVPEARKIITNFIINHGLGRKILEIMNRPVYCRCGNEVVVKILKDQWFLDYGNPEWKAKAKKLLSMMRIVPEEARKDFEYALDWLQKRACARTRGLGTPLPWDKKWIIESLSDSTIYMAYYTIAHKIRKYNLHASQLTFEFWDYVMLGKGNVEEVSKVTNIPVEVLQDLRNEFTYWYPLDMRHSGSDLIPNHLSFFIFNHAAIFPENLWPKGIAVNGLVLYEGKKMSKSLRNIIPLRKAIRIYSPDVIRITLAATADMGSETNFTETVAKSVIDNLKKFYDMLTTIKGLESKEFGIPEKWMLSRLYSTIKEVTPMMDEMRFREALNEILFGLSSDINDYVEMAKAEGRNPNAEVLKEVLETWSKLISPFAPHIAEEVWNSLGHNTFVSLEEWPKFDESKVDIKTEVAHEYHKLIIDDVKAILNVYKGTPKLVKIYVADRSKMQLLIDALNVISSGGNMKTFMTSHKPKNSEEAKELQKIFQYAQGLGDEMKKIASYGFDEEELVKEGISYIKYKLGLEVKAERFTDEIKKKYNKDALPLRPAIIIE, encoded by the coding sequence CTGGTCAATATATCCCAAAAATGGCAAAAGAAATGGGAAGAGAGCAAAATATTTGAAAGTAATCCAGATAGTAGAAAGAAGTTCTTTACTACAGTAGCTTTTCCTTATCCAAATAGTCCTTTCCACTTAGGTCACGGAAGAACGTATACCACTGCAGATATCTATGCCAGATATATGAGAATGAAAGGCTATAATGTACTATTCCCAATGGGATTTCATTATACAGGAACGCCGATAATAACTATGGCAGATGACGTAGCTAAAGGAGAAAAGGAAGTTATAGACATTTTCAAAAATATTTATGAGATACCTCCAGACGATATTCCGAAATTATCAGATCCGCTGTTCATGGCTAACTACTTTAAGGAGGATATAAAGAAAGCTATGAAAGAACTAGGGTTAAGCATAGACTGGAGGAGAGAATTTACAACAATAGACCCAGAATTTTCTTCATTTATTGTTTGGCAATTTAATAAATTACAGCAACAAGGCTATATAGTGAAGGACACTCATCCAGTAGGCTGGTGCCCTGTTCATCATTTACCGGTTGGGATGCACGACACTAAAGGCGATGTAGAGCCAGATATAGGAGAATACGTGCTAATTTACTTTGAATCAGAGAAGGGTATCTTACCCGTTGCAACTTTAAGGCCGGAGACTATCTTTGGAGTAGTTGCAGTATGGGTAAACCCCAAAGTAACTTATGCAATAACTGAAATAGATGGAAAAAGAATGATAGTTACAGAAAGGGCAGCTTTTAAGTTAAGTTTCCAGATCGATAATGTTAAGGTTTTAGATAAGATTTCTGGATCAGATTTAATTAAATTAACTGCGATTAATCCAATAACTGGTCAGAGCGTTCCAGTATTGCCGGGCGAATTCGTTGACCCAGATATGGCAACGGGAGTAGTAATGAGCGTTCCGGCTCATGCGCCTTTTGATTATTATTATTTAAAGAAAGTTAGTCCAAACACCCAAATAATTCCAGTAATAAAGGTTGAAGGTTACGGTGAGTCTCCTGCTGCGGAAGTTGTTGAAAAAGAAAAGCCTAAGAATGACGCCGATCTTAAGAAATTAACTGAGTTAGTATATAGAGCTGAATACAACAAAGGAAAAATGAGGGACGACGTGTTATTAAGAGCTAAACCGGAATATAGGGGAGAGTTAAAAGATATTGTAGGCTTATCAGTACCAGAGGCAAGGAAAATAATTACGAATTTTATAATTAATCACGGTCTAGGTAGGAAAATCTTGGAAATAATGAACAGGCCAGTTTATTGCAGATGCGGAAACGAAGTAGTTGTTAAGATACTAAAAGATCAATGGTTCTTGGATTACGGCAATCCAGAGTGGAAAGCCAAAGCAAAGAAATTGTTATCAATGATGAGAATAGTACCAGAAGAAGCCAGAAAAGATTTTGAATACGCATTAGACTGGCTGCAAAAGAGGGCTTGTGCTAGAACTAGAGGATTAGGCACTCCTCTACCTTGGGATAAGAAATGGATAATTGAAAGTTTATCAGATTCTACAATTTATATGGCTTATTATACGATAGCTCACAAAATAAGGAAATATAACTTACACGCTTCTCAGTTAACGTTCGAATTTTGGGACTACGTAATGCTGGGTAAAGGTAATGTCGAGGAAGTGTCTAAGGTAACTAATATTCCAGTTGAAGTTTTGCAAGATTTAAGAAATGAATTTACTTACTGGTATCCATTAGATATGAGACATAGCGGTTCTGATTTAATACCTAATCACTTATCATTCTTTATATTTAATCATGCAGCAATCTTCCCAGAGAACTTATGGCCTAAAGGTATAGCAGTTAATGGTCTAGTACTTTACGAAGGAAAGAAGATGAGCAAGTCCTTGAGGAATATAATTCCTCTGAGAAAAGCAATTAGAATTTATAGCCCAGACGTTATTAGAATAACATTAGCTGCAACAGCAGATATGGGATCTGAAACTAACTTTACGGAGACTGTAGCTAAGTCTGTAATTGATAATTTGAAGAAGTTTTATGACATGTTAACTACAATTAAAGGGCTTGAGAGTAAAGAGTTTGGTATTCCAGAAAAATGGATGTTATCAAGGTTATATTCTACTATAAAAGAAGTTACGCCAATGATGGATGAAATGAGGTTCAGGGAAGCCTTGAATGAGATCTTATTTGGTTTATCATCCGATATTAATGATTACGTGGAGATGGCTAAAGCTGAAGGGAGAAATCCTAACGCTGAAGTGTTAAAAGAAGTTCTAGAAACTTGGAGTAAATTAATATCTCCATTTGCACCCCATATAGCAGAAGAAGTTTGGAATTCATTAGGTCACAACACTTTCGTATCATTAGAAGAATGGCCTAAATTTGATGAAAGCAAGGTTGATATCAAAACGGAAGTTGCTCACGAATATCATAAGCTAATAATAGATGACGTTAAGGCTATATTAAACGTTTATAAAGGTACTCCAAAGTTAGTTAAAATATACGTTGCAGATAGGTCTAAAATGCAGCTATTAATTGATGCATTAAATGTTATCAGTTCCGGAGGAAATATGAAGACTTTTATGACTTCTCATAAGCCTAAGAATAGTGAGGAAGCAAAAGAATTGCAAAAAATATTCCAATATGCCCAAGGTTTGGGAGACGAAATGAAGAAGATAGCATCTTATGGTTTCGATGAAGAAGAGCTAGTTAAAGAAGGCATAAGCTATATTAAGTATAAGTTAGGATTAGAAGTCAAGGCTGAAAGATTTACAGATGAAATAAAGAAAAAATATAACAAGGACGCACTACCTTTAAGGCCTGCAATCATTATAGAATGA
- a CDS encoding UbiA family prenyltransferase — translation MNPYLKLVRIHNVIGAAIGDFTGYVVSSAWNFNLEKLIISLIVVSLVAAGGYAINDVYDIEIDKINKPDRPLPSGRISIKNAVTLSYSTMIIGSGLAFILGILQGLLAIMTSIALIYYAKTLKRQGLAGNIIVATTTALSIFYGGIAYFEGNWFERVIIPTAYSFLLTLGRELVKGIEDYEGDKKYGVRTLATTKGIRFTWNIARVILLLMLAISPLPILLGFNIIYGILLIPFTFFTLKAVFAETSPRGGGEARGLLKGSAFIGMIAFILGSLPFKIFI, via the coding sequence GTGAATCCTTATCTAAAACTTGTAAGGATACATAACGTTATAGGCGCTGCAATAGGAGATTTTACAGGCTACGTTGTTTCCTCTGCTTGGAATTTTAATCTAGAGAAGCTAATAATCTCACTGATTGTAGTGTCTTTAGTCGCAGCAGGCGGTTACGCTATAAATGACGTATACGACATTGAAATAGATAAGATAAATAAACCAGATAGACCGCTACCATCTGGACGAATAAGCATAAAGAACGCAGTTACTTTATCTTACTCAACAATGATAATAGGCAGTGGATTAGCTTTTATCCTTGGAATTTTACAAGGATTATTGGCAATAATGACTTCAATAGCTTTAATTTACTACGCTAAAACGCTTAAAAGGCAGGGCTTGGCTGGTAACATAATCGTAGCAACTACTACTGCTTTATCAATATTCTATGGTGGTATAGCATATTTTGAAGGAAATTGGTTTGAGAGAGTAATAATACCAACAGCGTACTCTTTTCTTCTCACATTAGGAAGAGAGTTGGTTAAAGGAATAGAAGACTATGAAGGAGACAAGAAATATGGTGTGAGAACATTAGCAACTACCAAGGGAATTAGATTCACTTGGAATATTGCAAGGGTAATATTACTTTTAATGTTAGCAATCTCTCCGTTGCCAATTCTACTTGGATTTAACATTATTTATGGAATACTTTTAATTCCATTTACTTTCTTCACTTTAAAAGCAGTATTTGCAGAAACTTCGCCTAGAGGAGGAGGAGAAGCTAGAGGTTTATTAAAGGGTTCAGCTTTCATAGGTATGATAGCTTTTATTCTAGGCAGTCTCCCATTCAAGATCTTTATCTAA